In Candidatus Omnitrophota bacterium, a single genomic region encodes these proteins:
- the mreD gene encoding rod shape-determining protein MreD, with protein MRYLAFIFFILVVFVIQVTILNLVKIFNVKPDLLLAVSVIATFYFDNKAAVMFAALAGFLKDVLSANPIGANILIFALCIYMVEQLLKRIFIDNDYSRMALMGLVVLVNGLLLKPVLLFMNHPVPVGIYSRILFIDIIYTALVFPLIFRAAEIFFRSRD; from the coding sequence ATGAGATACCTGGCGTTTATTTTTTTTATTCTTGTGGTGTTTGTAATCCAGGTAACTATTTTGAACCTGGTTAAGATATTTAACGTAAAGCCGGACCTTCTCCTGGCCGTTTCAGTTATAGCGACATTCTATTTCGATAATAAAGCCGCAGTCATGTTCGCTGCCTTAGCAGGATTCCTGAAGGATGTTCTATCAGCCAATCCCATAGGAGCCAATATCCTGATTTTTGCTTTATGTATTTATATGGTTGAGCAGTTGCTAAAAAGAATATTTATAGATAATGATTACAGCCGCATGGCTCTTATGGGGCTGGTCGTATTGGTAAACGGTTTATTGCTGAAACCCGTATTGTTGTTTATGAATCATCCGGTCCCTGTGGGCATCTATTCCAGGATCTTATTTATCGATATTATTTATACCGCCCTGGTTTTTCCTCTGATTTTCAGGGCCGCAGAGATTTTTTTCAGGTCCAGAGATTAA
- the mrdA gene encoding penicillin-binding protein 2: protein MRIKFLNIFIILTFLTLLFGVMNLQILHGRRYLRLSDKNCIRLLPQGGARGDILDRKGKLIVGSRISYDVMVVSKDAVNFDATLLKVASITGIKTSDLIRTFKSNFVSSFSPTLLAGNIGVEKAIALGELKNSFPELLVYPNPVRYYPNGNLASHVTGYLSEIDRWRLTKLEDYGYNTKDIVGFGGVEERYDYYLRQEEGGISFEVDHKGKFMRMLGFKSPRNGRNVQLTIDSEIQKIVEDKLGNRKGCVIIMDPYSGEIVAMSSSPNFNPSYFIKKENSYLRNVFNDSDAPMINRAISGQYPAASIFKIIVAAVALETSKINSGTSFVCTGKTRIGNREFKCWNTHGNQDVISGLANSCDVFFYRTGLLTGAQAIHDYAVKLGLSKPTGIDLPYEEAGFVPDPIWKKISQLKSWFDGDTANLAIGQGDLMTTPIQMTKVMCFFANKGYLVNPYVVKSVDGIDISATHKKNIKIQLKKSTMDIINKGLREVVTLPSGTGNVLDSLTLPVSGKTGTAQVSGKQPHGWFVGYFPSNKPRLVICVFLENGSAGYYSCLVAKQIIQEMSEKGLI, encoded by the coding sequence ATGAGAATAAAATTTCTGAATATATTTATAATCTTAACATTCCTGACGCTGTTATTTGGGGTTATGAACCTGCAAATATTGCATGGCAGAAGATATTTAAGGTTAAGCGATAAAAACTGCATACGTCTTTTGCCTCAAGGAGGAGCACGCGGGGATATACTTGACCGTAAAGGCAAACTTATAGTAGGCAGCAGGATATCTTATGATGTAATGGTTGTTTCTAAGGATGCTGTTAATTTTGATGCTACCCTTCTTAAGGTCGCTTCCATAACCGGCATAAAGACTTCAGATTTAATCAGGACTTTTAAGTCAAATTTCGTATCTTCATTTTCACCTACTCTTTTAGCAGGCAATATTGGCGTAGAAAAAGCAATAGCGCTGGGTGAGCTAAAAAACTCTTTTCCCGAATTATTGGTTTATCCCAATCCTGTCAGGTATTACCCTAATGGAAACCTAGCCTCTCATGTCACAGGCTACTTAAGCGAAATCGATCGGTGGCGCCTAACCAAGCTGGAAGATTATGGTTATAATACCAAAGACATAGTTGGTTTTGGCGGAGTTGAAGAACGCTATGATTATTATTTGCGCCAGGAGGAGGGAGGCATCTCGTTTGAAGTGGACCATAAAGGTAAATTTATGCGAATGCTTGGGTTTAAATCCCCGCGGAATGGCAGGAATGTACAGTTGACGATAGACTCGGAAATACAAAAAATCGTAGAAGACAAGTTAGGCAATCGCAAAGGATGCGTAATAATTATGGATCCCTATAGCGGAGAGATTGTAGCTATGTCAAGCAGCCCGAATTTTAATCCTTCATATTTTATCAAAAAAGAAAACTCATACCTCAGGAATGTTTTTAATGATTCTGACGCCCCCATGATAAACAGGGCAATAAGCGGCCAATACCCGGCTGCGTCTATTTTCAAAATTATCGTAGCTGCTGTAGCGCTTGAGACCAGCAAAATAAATTCTGGCACATCGTTTGTGTGCACCGGTAAGACAAGAATCGGCAACAGAGAATTCAAATGCTGGAATACCCACGGTAATCAAGATGTTATATCGGGTTTGGCTAATTCATGTGATGTATTTTTTTATCGTACCGGACTTTTGACTGGAGCACAGGCCATACATGATTATGCCGTAAAATTAGGCCTGTCAAAACCGACAGGCATAGACCTTCCTTACGAAGAAGCAGGATTCGTTCCTGACCCTATTTGGAAAAAAATTTCACAACTCAAGAGCTGGTTTGACGGAGATACGGCGAATCTTGCGATCGGCCAGGGAGATTTAATGACCACTCCTATTCAGATGACAAAGGTCATGTGTTTTTTTGCTAACAAAGGTTACCTGGTAAATCCTTATGTTGTGAAATCCGTTGACGGTATTGATATCTCTGCCACGCACAAAAAAAATATAAAGATACAACTGAAGAAAAGCACGATGGATATCATAAACAAAGGCTTAAGAGAAGTGGTAACTCTCCCCAGCGGTACGGGAAATGTCCTGGATTCTCTTACCTTGCCTGTGTCTGGTAAAACCGGTACGGCACAGGTATCAGGCAAGCAGCCTCATGGTTGGTTTGTCGGATATTTTCCTTCCAATAAACCCAGGCTTGTGATCTGTGTATTCTTGGAAAACGGCAGCGCAGGATATTATTCCTGTTTGGTGGCAAAGCAGATTATTCAGGAGATGAGCGAGAAGGGGCTTATTTAA
- the rodA gene encoding rod shape-determining protein RodA → MRNSGLLILIVALMISLIGVSAIYSSTYNKEAKPWEDVAKRQILWIGIGMLACVFVSNFNYRKLWDVTYFMYFFSLGLLIFAALSGITRLGAQRWISFGWFNFQPSEFAKFVSILFLARYFSMQSVDDVRSVARQFGVLKGLIIPFIYIAIPMLIIMDQPDLGSALMIFFIFILIVFISGVKMRYISILVLTVLCLLPVGWHFLRDYQRDRLMVFINPNIDPLGAGYTIIQSKIAIGSGALFGKGWLSGTQSQLHFLPESHTDFIFATFAEEWGFLGALILFMLYFLLIKEGINIGLRTRDYFGKLLAFGISSIIAIQIFINVAMTLGLAPVVGLPLPLMSYGGSSVLITFILLGILINIDKTRTVF, encoded by the coding sequence ATGAGAAATTCGGGGTTATTAATACTTATAGTTGCGTTGATGATTTCTCTGATAGGAGTTTCTGCAATATATAGCAGTACTTATAATAAGGAAGCTAAGCCCTGGGAAGATGTTGCCAAAAGACAGATACTTTGGATAGGCATAGGGATGTTGGCTTGTGTGTTTGTATCAAACTTCAATTATAGAAAATTATGGGACGTGACATATTTTATGTATTTTTTCTCTTTGGGATTATTGATATTTGCTGCGTTATCCGGCATAACGCGTTTAGGGGCGCAGAGATGGATAAGTTTTGGCTGGTTTAATTTTCAGCCGTCAGAATTCGCAAAATTTGTTTCAATCCTGTTTCTTGCCAGGTATTTCAGTATGCAATCCGTAGATGATGTAAGATCAGTAGCCAGGCAATTCGGGGTATTAAAAGGCTTGATTATACCTTTTATCTATATAGCTATTCCTATGTTGATTATTATGGATCAACCCGACCTTGGGAGTGCTCTCATGATTTTCTTTATCTTCATTTTAATCGTGTTTATATCTGGAGTAAAGATGAGGTATATAAGTATACTTGTTTTAACCGTGCTATGCTTGCTGCCGGTTGGTTGGCATTTTTTGAGAGATTATCAAAGGGACAGGTTGATGGTATTTATTAACCCGAATATTGACCCCCTTGGGGCAGGCTATACTATAATACAGTCAAAGATTGCTATCGGCTCAGGCGCTTTGTTCGGTAAGGGATGGCTTTCGGGGACGCAGAGCCAGTTACACTTTTTACCGGAATCCCATACTGACTTCATATTTGCTACCTTTGCAGAAGAATGGGGATTTTTAGGAGCATTAATTTTATTCATGCTTTATTTCCTGCTGATAAAAGAAGGGATAAACATAGGGCTAAGGACAAGGGATTATTTCGGCAAGCTGTTGGCTTTCGGGATATCTTCAATAATTGCTATTCAGATTTTTATCAATGTCGCCATGACACTGGGCTTAGCACCCGTAGTCGGGCTGCCTCTGCCGTTGATGAGCTATGGAGGGTCTTCTGTTCTGATAACTTTTATTTTACTTGGCATACTGATTAATATTGATAAGACAAGGACTGTATTCTAA
- a CDS encoding TIGR03960 family B12-binding radical SAM protein has translation MNEEILLKIQKPGQYIGREWNIPKKDFLRSGIKVALCFPDLYEIGMSNLGIRILYSLLNSLDDVSCERFFSPGLDLEHFMRQEGLELVSLESASRMKEFDIVGFSLSNELGYTNVLNMLELSGLPLLSSLRDSGMPLVIAGGPCVMNPEPMHEFFDLFVIGEAEEAIRDIINVYRDYKKGSRNQINSKRDLLVQLSAIEGVYVPSLYDVEYDHDGRVSSFKPNSPGVPVRIAKRFVKDLNSAYYPLDWLVPYVQIVHDRINIEIMRGCPNKCRFCQASSQYSPLRFRKIDNVIEFADKLYKATGYEEISLTGLSVSDYPQVEHLFDKLTSFFKDKGVGLSMPSIKPRDVSGNLASTISTIKKSGLTFAPEAGSQKLRDAMDKRFDTKEFFNTLQAAYQNGYNHVKLYFMIGLPGEDYNDLDSIVDMANEVSFLRKKNNLPAAQVNISINNLIPKPHTSFQWLKMESQDAISQKQEYLRKKSKNKKIKINFHDKHMSLIEAVFSRGDRRLSQVINKAFSLGARFDAWKSNFSFEIWMRAFAESNIDPQIYVRQRDVDEILPWDFLDIGAGKESLKAELTKCLETVQQG, from the coding sequence ATGAATGAAGAAATACTTCTAAAAATACAAAAACCGGGCCAGTACATAGGCAGAGAATGGAACATCCCAAAGAAGGATTTTCTAAGAAGCGGCATAAAAGTCGCTCTATGTTTTCCCGATTTATATGAGATTGGAATGAGTAATTTAGGCATTCGTATACTTTACTCATTATTGAATTCGCTTGATGATGTGTCCTGCGAAAGGTTTTTTTCACCTGGGCTTGACCTTGAGCATTTCATGAGGCAGGAGGGCTTGGAATTAGTTTCTCTTGAGAGTGCAAGCAGAATGAAAGAGTTTGACATAGTAGGTTTTTCTTTATCGAATGAGCTTGGCTATACAAATGTATTGAATATGCTTGAACTTTCAGGGCTTCCTCTTCTATCCAGCCTTAGGGACAGCGGCATGCCTTTGGTTATTGCAGGCGGCCCGTGTGTAATGAACCCTGAGCCTATGCATGAATTTTTTGATCTCTTTGTTATTGGGGAGGCTGAAGAGGCTATCCGGGATATAATCAATGTTTACCGGGATTATAAAAAGGGCAGCAGAAATCAAATAAACAGCAAAAGAGATCTGCTTGTGCAGCTTTCAGCAATAGAAGGCGTGTATGTCCCGTCTCTCTACGATGTAGAATATGATCATGATGGCAGAGTATCTAGTTTCAAACCTAATAGTCCCGGTGTGCCTGTAAGGATAGCCAAGAGATTTGTTAAGGATCTAAATAGCGCATACTATCCTTTAGATTGGCTTGTTCCTTACGTGCAGATAGTCCATGACAGGATAAATATTGAGATTATGAGGGGCTGCCCGAATAAATGCAGGTTCTGCCAGGCCAGCAGCCAGTATTCTCCGTTGAGATTCAGGAAGATAGACAACGTTATTGAATTTGCTGATAAGCTATATAAGGCGACTGGTTACGAAGAGATATCTCTTACCGGCCTGTCAGTAAGCGATTATCCCCAGGTAGAACATCTTTTTGATAAGCTTACTTCCTTTTTTAAAGACAAGGGTGTGGGTTTATCAATGCCTTCAATAAAACCCCGCGACGTCTCCGGCAACTTAGCCTCGACCATCTCTACTATAAAAAAATCCGGGCTGACCTTTGCCCCTGAGGCCGGAAGCCAGAAGCTAAGGGATGCCATGGATAAGAGATTTGACACTAAGGAATTTTTTAATACTCTTCAGGCAGCTTACCAAAACGGTTATAATCATGTAAAATTGTATTTTATGATCGGATTACCTGGAGAGGACTATAATGATTTAGATAGTATAGTAGACATGGCTAATGAAGTTTCTTTTTTACGCAAAAAGAATAACTTGCCTGCTGCCCAGGTAAATATAAGTATCAATAACCTTATACCAAAACCGCATACATCTTTTCAGTGGCTAAAAATGGAGTCGCAGGATGCGATATCGCAGAAGCAGGAGTATCTTAGGAAAAAATCTAAAAATAAAAAAATAAAAATAAATTTTCATGATAAGCATATGAGTTTGATTGAAGCGGTTTTTTCACGCGGAGATAGGAGGCTCTCTCAAGTGATTAATAAGGCTTTTTCCCTGGGGGCCCGCTTTGATGCCTGGAAAAGCAATTTTTCTTTTGAAATATGGATGCGGGCATTTGCAGAATCTAACATAGACCCTCAAATCTATGTAAGGCAGAGGGATGTTGATGAGATTCTTCCCTGGGATTTTCTGGATATAGGTGCAGGCAAAGAATCGCTAAAAGCAGAGCTGACTAAATGCCTTGAGACTGTTCAACAGGGATAG